The Flavobacterium sp. genome contains the following window.
ATATTACATTATATTATGAAGCTACACAAGATTATATCGAATTGATTGCTTTTTATAATAATCGGCAAAAACCAATAGATATATTTATATAAGATTTCTTCTCTTCAGTTTATCCAACATTTCTTCATGCGTTATAAAGTCTCCATTTTTTATATCCAACTTTCCTTGCTCAATATCCGCCTTCAATTCCAACATATAATTTTCTTCAGGAGAAAGTATTTTTGCAATTGATAAAACTTCGTCAGGAGTAAAAGACTGTGTTTTTAATTTTCGATAAAATGTTGGACTGGGTATCCCAATTTTTTCAATAATATAGTTCTTTTTATAAGGAGAGTTATCTATTAAACCTTCAATATTTTCAACTATATTTTTATATGCAATTACCTCTTGTATCATAATTGAGAATTTTTTAATTCATTTATGATACAAATATATATCAAAAACGATTGTAAATATTATAATTTCTTACAAAAAGTAATATTAAACCAGACAGGTCTTAAAAACCTGTCTGGTTTAATATTTTAGTTGATGAAAAGATTATTTCTTAGCCGTAAATCTAGGATCCGTTTCCATAACAGTTCCACAATTATCGCAGGTTCTTAATTCTTCTGAATTGTAGAAATGTTCAAAATGAGGCAGAAAATCTTTCTCTATATTATGCAATTCAAAATATACCTCGTAAAGTTTATGATTACAATTATCACAATGCCAAAGCAAACCATCTGTAAATCCTTTTCCAGCACGTTTACACTCAATTACTAATCCGATTGAACCTTCGGAACGAACTGGTGAATGCGGAATTTTGGCAGGATGCAAATACATATCGCCAGCATTTAATTCCATTTCTTTACGCTCGCCATCTTCCTGAATTACAACTTTTATACTTCCTTCTAACTGATAAAAAAGCTCTTCGGTTTCATTATAATGATAATCTTTTCGGGCATTTGGTCCGGCAACAATCATTACGATATAATCGCCTGAGTCTACATATAGATTTTTATTTCCAACTGGTGGTTTTAGTAAGTGTCGGTTATCTTCAATCCATTTAGTAAGATTGAATGGTTTAGCTATAGCCATTTTTTCAAAATTTGTGAGTAGCTAAGATAATGAATTTGTAGAGATGCACCGCAGTGCGTCTTATAGGTTTTGATTATACAAGCGAGACATACTGCGGTGCGTCTCTACAATTTTTCTTTTATCAAATAAATATAAACCGGAAAATGATCGCTAAAACCTGCTTCTGTTAAAGTATTCCGCAACGGATAACCTTTATATCTTCCAG
Protein-coding sequences here:
- a CDS encoding 3-hydroxyanthranilate 3,4-dioxygenase, whose translation is MAIAKPFNLTKWIEDNRHLLKPPVGNKNLYVDSGDYIVMIVAGPNARKDYHYNETEELFYQLEGSIKVVIQEDGERKEMELNAGDMYLHPAKIPHSPVRSEGSIGLVIECKRAGKGFTDGLLWHCDNCNHKLYEVYFELHNIEKDFLPHFEHFYNSEELRTCDNCGTVMETDPRFTAKK